A genomic window from Chrysoperla carnea chromosome 3, inChrCarn1.1, whole genome shotgun sequence includes:
- the LOC123295397 gene encoding huntingtin-interacting protein 1 isoform X2, with the protein MYANANHWAQQATSLSKAINQLETPVKEKHVRQAIIGTFQEKGAQTFWMVTLRLPLQDNRIVAWKFCHVVHKVLREGHANCLPQSQRFRGKIDDLGKLWVHLREGYGKLINLYCSLLKTKLDFHRRNPRFPGNLVVTKQELEAIGENDINVYFHLSVEMFDYMDDVLALQSAIFGSLDMSRSNSMTSCGQCRVAPLIPCIQDAAQLYDYSVKILFKLHSALPPDTLDGHRKRFLKQFRDLKQFYQNSNTLQYFRNLISIPSLPENPPNFLIQAELRTYVTPVVILPPEPEPEPDPVVEGSLIDTSDSVDLDTASRNGSVSPVGSSHFIEVVAERDALIAHLQQEIGRLRQEMQGIIIEHKKNLSALQERITLLETELATRESELTQERQLKEDLFQQASAAVQNQDTEQKTKEEKFNKLKDVYTKLREEHIQLIRQKAEVDKKLFGCKKIVEELETKRTQLEAQVIELKSEKNKELENVQQSVKQQVEELEVLQAQHDYLKSENKNLTAKVDWVVKEKENIEYQLKELLEQKENLDVRLKSVNEHFVELDQSLEKERKSHEEQMKNILDKVILESENLVNHAVHEVDNPALSGATCGPDYFKSLVPGASDALNELKNLQNIKENHDDLVRITIQIGHRLSNLLLQGKATSNTSRNILFGEQMADECKRLGASVATLLQVLRSGTNIEAAVSDALTHLDALNNLVDQLSGQLKGDSADIIADLVDDELTQMDKAIEEAAKRIEDMLNKSRAADSGLKLEVNEKILDSCTTLMQAIRILVQKSKLLQGEIVAQGKGTASAKEFYKRNHRWTEGLISAAKAVGSGAKFLLIAADQVVSGQGKFEQIVVGAQEIAASTAQLVVASRVKAERGSKNLAGLSEASRAVTSATGGVVATSKACSQLVEENEELDTTGVSLHAAKRLEMEAQVRVLELEQSLQRERLRLSSLRRHHYQLAGEQEGWDIIEKEN; encoded by the exons gcgACCAGTCTGAGTAAAGCTATAAATCAATTGGAGACGCCTGTTAAAGAGAAACATGTTCGGCAAGCAATTATTGGTACATTCCAAGAGAAAGGTGCACAAACATTTTGGATGGTTACATTACGTTTACCTTTACAAGATAATCGTATTGTTGCATGGAAATTTTGTCATGTAGTACACAAAGTTTTGCGTGAGGGTCATGCAAATTGTTTACCACAATCACAACGATTTCGTGGCAAAATTGATGATTTAGGAAAATTATGG GTTCATCTTAGGGAAGGATAtgggaaattaattaatttatattgttcACTATTAAAAACGAAATTAGACTTTCATCGAAGAAATCCTAGATTTCCTGGTAATTTAGTTGTTACGAAACAAGAATTAGAAGCTATAGGTGAAAATGATATTAATGTTTA CTTTCATTTATCTGTGGAAATGTTCGATTATATGGATGATGTTTTGGCGTTACAATCTGCAA tatttggTTCATTGGACATGTCACGATCGAATTCAATGACCAGTTGTGGACAATGCCGTGTGGCGCCATTAATACCATGCATACAGGATGCAGCACAATTATATGATTattcagtaaaaatattatttaaattacattcagCATTACCACCAGATACATTAGATGGGCATCGTAAACGTTTTCTAAAACAATTCCgagatttaaaacaattttatcaaaattcaaatacgttacaatatttcagaaatttaatttcaataccAAGTTTACCTGAg aatccaccaaattttttgatacaagCCGAGCTACGCACATACGTTACACCAGTTGTAATATTACCACCAGAACCAGAACCTGAACCCGATCCAGTTGTTGAAGGTAGTTTAATTGATACATCTGATTCCGTTGATCTAGATACAGCGAGTCGAAATGGATCAGTTTCACCCGTTGGTAGCTCACATTTTATTGAAGTAGTGGCGGAACGTGATGCACTTATTGCACATTTACAACAAGAAATTGGAAGATTAAG GCAAGAAATGCAAGGCATTAttattgaacataaaaaaaatttaagtgcaTTACAAGAGCGCATCACATTGTTAGAAACTGAATTAGCAACGCGTGAAAGTGAGCTAACACAAGAACGACAATTAAAAGAGGATTTATTCCAACAAGCTTCAGCGGCTGTACAAAATCAAGATACTGAAc aaaaaactaaagaagagaaatttaataaactcaAAGATGTCTATACAAAGTTACGTGAAGAACATATTCAGTTAATTCGACAG aaagccgaagtagataaaaaattatttggatgTAAGAAAATAGTTGAAGAATTAGAAACAAAAAGAACTCAATTAGAAGCACAAGTGATTGagttaaaatctgaaaagaataAAGAATTAGAAAATGTACAACAGTCGGTTAAACAGCAAGTCGAAGAACTTGAAGTACTACAAGCACAacatgattatttaaaatccgAGAACAAA aatcttACAGCGAAAGTTGATTGGGTGgtcaaagaaaaagaaaatattgaatacCAGTTGAAAGAATTActtgaacaaaaagaaaacttggATGTTCGATTGAAGTCTGTTAATGAACATTTTGTGGAATTGGATCAAAGTTTAGAAAAAG aacgtAAATCACATGaagaacaaatgaaaaatatattagacAAAGTCATATTAGAATCAGAAAATTTAGTAAATCATGCAGTACATGAAGTAGATAATCCAGCACTATCAGGAGCTACCTGTGGTCcagattattttaaaagtctTGTACCTGGTGCATCAGAtgctttaaatgaattaaaaaatttacaaaatatcaaagaaaatcATGATGATTTAGTTCGCATTACAATACAGATTGGACatagattatcgaatttattattacaaggAAAAGCTACGTCAAATACATCGAGGAATATCTTATTCGGCGAAC aaatggcAGATGAATGTAAGCGACTTGGTGCAAGTGTCGCAACTTTGTTACAAGTATTAAGAAGTGGTACAAACATCGAAGCTGCAGTATCTGATGCGTTAACACATTTAGATGCTCTTAATAATTTAGTTGATCAATTAAGTGGACAACTAAAAGGTGATTCAGCTGATATTATTGCCGATTTGGTTGATGATGAACTCACACAAATGGACAAAGCTATTGAAGAAGCAGCTAAACGAATTGAA gatatgttaaataaatcaaGAGCAGCGGATTCTGGTTTGAAATTGGaggtaaatgaaaaaatattggatTCATGTACGACATTAATGCAAGCAATCCgtattttagtacaaaaatcgaaattattacAAGGTGAAATTGTTGCACAAGGAAAG ggCACAGCTTCAgcaaaagaattttataaacgAAATCATAGATGGACTGAAGGTTTAATATCAGCTGCAAAGGCTGTTGGATCTGGAGCTAAATTTTTACT AATTGCAGCGGATCAAGTTGTTAGTGGTCAAGGTAAATTCGAACAAATTGTTGTTGGAGCACAAGAAATAGCAGCATCTACTGCACAACTTGTGGTCGCCAGTCGTGTTAAAGCCGAACGTGGAAGTAAAAATTTGGCTGGATTATCGGAAGCGTCAAGAGCAGTTACATCAGCAACAGGTGGTGTTGTTGCTACTTCAAAAGCATGTAGTCAACTTGTTGAAGAAAACG AGGAACTAGATACAACTGGAGTATCATTGCATGCTGCGAAACGTTTAGAAATGGAAGCACAAGTACGAGTGTTAGAGTTAGAACAAAGTTTACAAAGAGAACGTTTACGATTATCATCACTTCGTCGACATCATTATCAATTAGCTGGAGAACAAGAAGGATgg gacataatcgaaaaagaaaactaa
- the LOC123295397 gene encoding huntingtin-interacting protein 1 isoform X1, with protein sequence MASLSLPRVLQQRKTSLEIERENFEKFQATSLSKAINQLETPVKEKHVRQAIIGTFQEKGAQTFWMVTLRLPLQDNRIVAWKFCHVVHKVLREGHANCLPQSQRFRGKIDDLGKLWVHLREGYGKLINLYCSLLKTKLDFHRRNPRFPGNLVVTKQELEAIGENDINVYFHLSVEMFDYMDDVLALQSAIFGSLDMSRSNSMTSCGQCRVAPLIPCIQDAAQLYDYSVKILFKLHSALPPDTLDGHRKRFLKQFRDLKQFYQNSNTLQYFRNLISIPSLPENPPNFLIQAELRTYVTPVVILPPEPEPEPDPVVEGSLIDTSDSVDLDTASRNGSVSPVGSSHFIEVVAERDALIAHLQQEIGRLRQEMQGIIIEHKKNLSALQERITLLETELATRESELTQERQLKEDLFQQASAAVQNQDTEQKTKEEKFNKLKDVYTKLREEHIQLIRQKAEVDKKLFGCKKIVEELETKRTQLEAQVIELKSEKNKELENVQQSVKQQVEELEVLQAQHDYLKSENKNLTAKVDWVVKEKENIEYQLKELLEQKENLDVRLKSVNEHFVELDQSLEKERKSHEEQMKNILDKVILESENLVNHAVHEVDNPALSGATCGPDYFKSLVPGASDALNELKNLQNIKENHDDLVRITIQIGHRLSNLLLQGKATSNTSRNILFGEQMADECKRLGASVATLLQVLRSGTNIEAAVSDALTHLDALNNLVDQLSGQLKGDSADIIADLVDDELTQMDKAIEEAAKRIEDMLNKSRAADSGLKLEVNEKILDSCTTLMQAIRILVQKSKLLQGEIVAQGKGTASAKEFYKRNHRWTEGLISAAKAVGSGAKFLLIAADQVVSGQGKFEQIVVGAQEIAASTAQLVVASRVKAERGSKNLAGLSEASRAVTSATGGVVATSKACSQLVEENEELDTTGVSLHAAKRLEMEAQVRVLELEQSLQRERLRLSSLRRHHYQLAGEQEGWDIIEKEN encoded by the exons gcgACCAGTCTGAGTAAAGCTATAAATCAATTGGAGACGCCTGTTAAAGAGAAACATGTTCGGCAAGCAATTATTGGTACATTCCAAGAGAAAGGTGCACAAACATTTTGGATGGTTACATTACGTTTACCTTTACAAGATAATCGTATTGTTGCATGGAAATTTTGTCATGTAGTACACAAAGTTTTGCGTGAGGGTCATGCAAATTGTTTACCACAATCACAACGATTTCGTGGCAAAATTGATGATTTAGGAAAATTATGG GTTCATCTTAGGGAAGGATAtgggaaattaattaatttatattgttcACTATTAAAAACGAAATTAGACTTTCATCGAAGAAATCCTAGATTTCCTGGTAATTTAGTTGTTACGAAACAAGAATTAGAAGCTATAGGTGAAAATGATATTAATGTTTA CTTTCATTTATCTGTGGAAATGTTCGATTATATGGATGATGTTTTGGCGTTACAATCTGCAA tatttggTTCATTGGACATGTCACGATCGAATTCAATGACCAGTTGTGGACAATGCCGTGTGGCGCCATTAATACCATGCATACAGGATGCAGCACAATTATATGATTattcagtaaaaatattatttaaattacattcagCATTACCACCAGATACATTAGATGGGCATCGTAAACGTTTTCTAAAACAATTCCgagatttaaaacaattttatcaaaattcaaatacgttacaatatttcagaaatttaatttcaataccAAGTTTACCTGAg aatccaccaaattttttgatacaagCCGAGCTACGCACATACGTTACACCAGTTGTAATATTACCACCAGAACCAGAACCTGAACCCGATCCAGTTGTTGAAGGTAGTTTAATTGATACATCTGATTCCGTTGATCTAGATACAGCGAGTCGAAATGGATCAGTTTCACCCGTTGGTAGCTCACATTTTATTGAAGTAGTGGCGGAACGTGATGCACTTATTGCACATTTACAACAAGAAATTGGAAGATTAAG GCAAGAAATGCAAGGCATTAttattgaacataaaaaaaatttaagtgcaTTACAAGAGCGCATCACATTGTTAGAAACTGAATTAGCAACGCGTGAAAGTGAGCTAACACAAGAACGACAATTAAAAGAGGATTTATTCCAACAAGCTTCAGCGGCTGTACAAAATCAAGATACTGAAc aaaaaactaaagaagagaaatttaataaactcaAAGATGTCTATACAAAGTTACGTGAAGAACATATTCAGTTAATTCGACAG aaagccgaagtagataaaaaattatttggatgTAAGAAAATAGTTGAAGAATTAGAAACAAAAAGAACTCAATTAGAAGCACAAGTGATTGagttaaaatctgaaaagaataAAGAATTAGAAAATGTACAACAGTCGGTTAAACAGCAAGTCGAAGAACTTGAAGTACTACAAGCACAacatgattatttaaaatccgAGAACAAA aatcttACAGCGAAAGTTGATTGGGTGgtcaaagaaaaagaaaatattgaatacCAGTTGAAAGAATTActtgaacaaaaagaaaacttggATGTTCGATTGAAGTCTGTTAATGAACATTTTGTGGAATTGGATCAAAGTTTAGAAAAAG aacgtAAATCACATGaagaacaaatgaaaaatatattagacAAAGTCATATTAGAATCAGAAAATTTAGTAAATCATGCAGTACATGAAGTAGATAATCCAGCACTATCAGGAGCTACCTGTGGTCcagattattttaaaagtctTGTACCTGGTGCATCAGAtgctttaaatgaattaaaaaatttacaaaatatcaaagaaaatcATGATGATTTAGTTCGCATTACAATACAGATTGGACatagattatcgaatttattattacaaggAAAAGCTACGTCAAATACATCGAGGAATATCTTATTCGGCGAAC aaatggcAGATGAATGTAAGCGACTTGGTGCAAGTGTCGCAACTTTGTTACAAGTATTAAGAAGTGGTACAAACATCGAAGCTGCAGTATCTGATGCGTTAACACATTTAGATGCTCTTAATAATTTAGTTGATCAATTAAGTGGACAACTAAAAGGTGATTCAGCTGATATTATTGCCGATTTGGTTGATGATGAACTCACACAAATGGACAAAGCTATTGAAGAAGCAGCTAAACGAATTGAA gatatgttaaataaatcaaGAGCAGCGGATTCTGGTTTGAAATTGGaggtaaatgaaaaaatattggatTCATGTACGACATTAATGCAAGCAATCCgtattttagtacaaaaatcgaaattattacAAGGTGAAATTGTTGCACAAGGAAAG ggCACAGCTTCAgcaaaagaattttataaacgAAATCATAGATGGACTGAAGGTTTAATATCAGCTGCAAAGGCTGTTGGATCTGGAGCTAAATTTTTACT AATTGCAGCGGATCAAGTTGTTAGTGGTCAAGGTAAATTCGAACAAATTGTTGTTGGAGCACAAGAAATAGCAGCATCTACTGCACAACTTGTGGTCGCCAGTCGTGTTAAAGCCGAACGTGGAAGTAAAAATTTGGCTGGATTATCGGAAGCGTCAAGAGCAGTTACATCAGCAACAGGTGGTGTTGTTGCTACTTCAAAAGCATGTAGTCAACTTGTTGAAGAAAACG AGGAACTAGATACAACTGGAGTATCATTGCATGCTGCGAAACGTTTAGAAATGGAAGCACAAGTACGAGTGTTAGAGTTAGAACAAAGTTTACAAAGAGAACGTTTACGATTATCATCACTTCGTCGACATCATTATCAATTAGCTGGAGAACAAGAAGGATgg gacataatcgaaaaagaaaactaa